In Rutidosis leptorrhynchoides isolate AG116_Rl617_1_P2 chromosome 2, CSIRO_AGI_Rlap_v1, whole genome shotgun sequence, one genomic interval encodes:
- the LOC139890316 gene encoding uncharacterized protein, whose product MADFMVVFICATPPEPAVEQVPNTVTWELFTDGTSSSDGEGAHLILIGPGCEEHTYALRFEFPASNNEAEYEALLSCLRMAEKMGIKNLKASVDSQLVANQMNGTFVARDPVIQNYLRLAEEMANKFELFSITQVPRSLNKKADALSKLASSVFRHFAKDVWVEVLSQKSTNLVQEVAPVDEVETWMSPIITYLKTRTLPVDGATTRKIHMKAPLYMLRDGVLFKKSFTAPILRCVGPSEAETIVRKVHEGTCGMHVGFRSGKDNAARVFLAVYVP is encoded by the exons ATGGCTGATTTTATGGTTGTATTTATATGTGCCACGCCACCAGAGCCGGCTGTCGAACAAGTACCAAATACCGTCACGTGGGAACTATTTACTGACGGAACGTCAAGTTCTGACGGAGAGGGTGCACATCTAATTTTAATTGGCCCGGGATGCGAGGAACACACCTATGCCTTGCGTTTCGAGTTCCCCGCCTCCAataacgaagcagaatatgaggcattGCTGTCTTGTTTAAGAATGGCTGAGAAGATGGGAATTAAAAACCTGAAGGCGTCGGTCGATTCCCAACTTGTGGCAAATCAGATGAACGGGACGTTTGTAGCTAGAGATCCGGTCATACAAAATTATTTGAGGTTGGCGGAAgaaatggccaacaaattcgagctTTTCTCAATAACGCAAGTGCCACGATCCTTGAATAAAAAGGCCGATGCACTCAGCAAACTCGCGTCAAGCGTATTCAGACACTTCGCCAAGGACGTTTGGGTGGAGGTCCTTAGTCAAAAATCCACTAACCTGGTACAG GAAGTGGCCCCCGTAGATGAGGTCGAGACATGGATGAGTCCCATCATTACGTATCTTAAGACCAGGACGTTGCCAGTCGACGGGGCAACGACCCGTAAGATTCATATGAAAGCACCTTTGTACATGTTAAGGGATGGAGTTCTGTTCAAGAAATCCTTCACGGCACCAATTTTAAGGTGTGTCGGTCCAAGCGAGGCGGAAACAATCGTAAGGAAGGTGCATGAAGGGACTTGTGGCATGCATGTAGGATTTAGGAGTGGGAAAGATAATGCGGCTAGGGTATTTTTGGCCGTCTATGTACCGTGA